In one Umezawaea sp. Da 62-37 genomic region, the following are encoded:
- a CDS encoding RICIN domain-containing protein, giving the protein MPALLVQPEGDTRSGEVRRTAMRLAPIRVLWGSALGKALLMRGILLLRKIFGILFVGLVLSTSFATPTAGAQPIPQGYAIANLRTGLCAREVPPGDLDGPVDQVVCNASRGEPGYYHQRWSFIQTGGSGFLIRNMATGLCLDLPYYGSVPAGTKVTGFTCATTSDNQTFTRVTRANGYWFVNWPSQLCLDVDGFGTGGVGAELTLWPCTDDDDHNWTTFPPIGEL; this is encoded by the coding sequence ATGCCCGCGCTGCTCGTCCAACCGGAGGGCGATACCCGTTCTGGTGAAGTTCGGCGGACAGCGATGCGGCTCGCGCCGATCCGCGTACTTTGGGGAAGCGCCTTGGGGAAGGCGCTTCTGATGAGGGGGATTCTCTTGTTGCGCAAAATCTTCGGGATCTTGTTCGTGGGGCTGGTGTTGTCGACGTCGTTCGCGACGCCGACCGCGGGGGCTCAACCGATTCCCCAGGGCTACGCGATCGCCAACCTGCGGACCGGCCTGTGCGCGCGGGAAGTGCCACCGGGTGACCTCGACGGCCCGGTCGACCAGGTCGTGTGCAACGCAAGTCGGGGGGAACCGGGTTACTACCACCAGCGGTGGAGTTTCATCCAGACCGGTGGCAGCGGTTTCCTGATCAGGAACATGGCGACCGGGCTCTGCCTCGACTTGCCGTACTACGGGTCGGTGCCCGCGGGTACGAAGGTCACCGGATTCACCTGTGCGACGACCAGCGACAACCAGACCTTCACGCGGGTCACGCGGGCGAACGGCTACTGGTTCGTCAACTGGCCCAGTCAGCTGTGCCTGGACGTCGACGGGTTCGGCACCGGTGGTGTGGGCGCGGAGCTGACGTTGTGGCCGTGCACCGACGATGACGACCACAATTGGACGACCTTCCCGCCGATCGGTGAACTCTGA
- a CDS encoding helix-turn-helix domain-containing protein has translation MDTTTTPRRCSIAGSLHVLGERWTLLAVREMSYGVHRFEQIAGHTGASRNILTDRLRTLEEAGVVERRRYSERPPRFEYHLTGAGAELAPVLLALSEWGDKWANDPPITSFDHDCGLPLKVDHTCHHCHREITPGSVTLR, from the coding sequence ATGGACACGACGACCACGCCGCGGCGGTGCTCCATCGCGGGCTCGCTGCACGTCCTCGGCGAGCGCTGGACCCTGCTGGCCGTCCGAGAGATGAGCTACGGCGTCCACCGCTTCGAGCAGATCGCGGGCCACACGGGCGCGTCCCGCAACATCCTCACCGACCGCCTGCGCACCCTGGAGGAGGCGGGCGTCGTCGAACGCCGCCGGTACTCCGAGCGCCCGCCGAGGTTCGAGTACCACCTCACCGGGGCTGGCGCCGAGCTGGCGCCGGTCCTCCTGGCCCTGTCCGAGTGGGGCGACAAGTGGGCCAACGACCCGCCGATCACCAGCTTCGACCACGACTGCGGCCTGCCGCTCAAGGTCGACCACACCTGCCACCACTGCCACCGCGAGATCACCCCCGGCAGCGTCACCCTGCGCTGA
- a CDS encoding oxidoreductase, which produces MAAKQWKASDVPDLTGRKIVVTGASSGLGLVTAREFARVGAHVVLAVRDRAKGERAAEDMTGSVEVRELDLGDLSSVRAFASGWSGDLDVLVNNAGVMRVPEGRTVDGFEVHMGTNHLGPFALTALLLPHITDRVVTVSSFLHAKGRIDPADLYAERLPYDGSQAYNNTKLANLLFALELQRRLSATGSPVRSLAAHPGLSSTNLLGHIGGFQSLMLPLVGQSAEQGALPTLYAATQDLPGGTYVGPDGFRGLRGHPVVQQPSPTARDAVLGRELWELSAQLTSVEHSAGDVR; this is translated from the coding sequence ATGGCCGCGAAGCAGTGGAAAGCCAGTGATGTACCCGATCTGACGGGTCGGAAGATCGTCGTCACCGGGGCGTCGAGCGGGCTCGGGTTGGTGACGGCCCGTGAGTTCGCCCGTGTCGGGGCGCACGTCGTGCTCGCGGTGCGGGACCGGGCCAAGGGCGAGCGGGCGGCCGAGGACATGACCGGGTCGGTCGAGGTGCGCGAACTGGACCTGGGCGACCTCTCGTCGGTGCGGGCGTTCGCCTCGGGGTGGAGCGGGGACCTGGACGTCCTGGTGAACAACGCCGGGGTCATGCGGGTGCCGGAAGGCCGGACGGTGGACGGGTTCGAGGTGCACATGGGCACCAACCACCTCGGGCCGTTCGCGCTGACGGCCCTGCTGCTGCCGCACATCACCGACCGGGTGGTCACGGTGTCGTCGTTCCTGCACGCCAAGGGGCGGATCGACCCCGCCGACCTGTACGCGGAACGCCTGCCGTACGACGGTTCGCAGGCCTACAACAACACCAAGCTGGCGAACCTGCTGTTCGCGCTGGAGTTGCAGCGGCGCCTTTCCGCGACCGGCAGCCCGGTGCGGTCCCTCGCCGCGCACCCCGGCCTGTCGAGCACGAACCTGCTCGGGCACATCGGCGGCTTCCAGAGCCTGATGCTGCCCCTGGTCGGCCAGAGCGCCGAACAGGGCGCCCTGCCGACGCTCTACGCCGCCACGCAGGACCTGCCGGGCGGCACGTACGTCGGTCCGGACGGGTTCCGCGGCCTGCGCGGCCACCCCGTCGTGCAGCAGCCCTCCCCCACGGCCCGCGACGCGGTGCTCGGCCGGGAGCTGTGGGAGCTCTCGGCCCAGCTCACGTCCGTGGAGCACTCCGCCGGGGACGTGCGGTGA
- a CDS encoding cellulose binding domain-containing protein encodes MGRFSLLALGTAVAVTAGLLVSTGSAAAAGPAATYRKVSDWGTGFSGEYAVVNAGTTTLNGWKVEFDLPAGSAIGSFWDAAMTRTGDHFTFVDKGWNGTLTPGQTATFGFNGSPGGAAAVPTSCKLNGKACDGSTPDDTTAPSIPQTVRSTAKTANTVSLAWNASTDNVGVTGYEVFRDGIPAATTTTTGATVDGLSPETTYSFTVKAKDAAGNLSAASAAVSVKTDAGSQPPAGWHPPYLSVGTVYEPFDGTDRFFAKVKPRFPAGRNVDYGYLYLNGGAQIGEWHSRTERLAGKSKANGLTPVFVVYAMGGNSDQPSVMWSNLQSTSYVNQVFGGLKDIAQTATNIMGSGRIGYVVEPDTLGYLLQQYAGNYGDDPDRMPAATSGAYDSGALVRGVDPDFPNTLTGFVKAVNYSLKKHTPHGFLGWQLNLWAASGAPGNGIVHSTEAFGFEAGKQRIVDNARANATFALKAGVGYAADFTSIDKYGLDAMCAEPAQANDPAKALWFWNNDLWNNYLLFAKTLKQTLSLPVVLWQVPVGHINGTTRPSPTDYNGSGAYPVLPNQSQQCEDSASTFFFGDTFTATGNRLEYFTRNEWRDPKLTVSGSTVTWGPHFQEAADAGIVSILMGAGVGTATRGVPQPANTSAVPVDAPTDGYYWITRVQEYYARPVPVG; translated from the coding sequence ATGGGCAGATTCTCCTTGTTGGCACTGGGGACGGCTGTCGCCGTCACGGCGGGGCTGCTGGTCTCGACGGGATCGGCCGCCGCGGCCGGACCGGCGGCGACCTACCGCAAGGTCTCGGACTGGGGCACCGGGTTCTCCGGCGAGTACGCGGTCGTGAACGCGGGAACGACCACGCTGAACGGGTGGAAGGTCGAGTTCGACCTGCCTGCGGGTTCGGCCATCGGGAGCTTCTGGGACGCGGCGATGACGCGGACGGGCGACCACTTCACGTTCGTCGACAAGGGGTGGAACGGAACGCTGACCCCCGGCCAGACCGCGACGTTCGGTTTCAACGGCAGCCCCGGAGGCGCTGCCGCGGTCCCGACCAGTTGCAAGCTCAACGGGAAGGCCTGCGACGGCAGCACGCCGGACGACACGACCGCGCCCTCGATCCCGCAGACCGTCCGGTCCACGGCGAAGACGGCGAACACCGTGTCGCTGGCGTGGAACGCCTCCACCGACAACGTGGGCGTCACCGGCTACGAGGTGTTCCGCGACGGCATCCCGGCGGCGACCACCACCACGACGGGCGCGACCGTCGACGGGCTTTCCCCGGAGACCACGTACTCGTTCACGGTGAAGGCCAAGGACGCCGCGGGCAACCTGTCGGCGGCGAGCGCGGCGGTGTCGGTGAAGACCGACGCGGGCAGTCAGCCGCCCGCCGGCTGGCACCCGCCGTACCTGTCCGTGGGCACGGTCTACGAGCCCTTCGACGGCACCGACCGGTTCTTCGCCAAGGTCAAGCCGCGGTTCCCCGCGGGCAGGAACGTCGACTACGGGTACCTGTACCTCAACGGCGGCGCGCAGATCGGCGAGTGGCACTCGCGCACCGAACGGCTGGCGGGCAAGAGCAAGGCAAACGGGCTCACGCCGGTGTTCGTCGTGTACGCCATGGGTGGCAACAGCGACCAGCCCAGCGTGATGTGGTCGAACCTCCAGAGCACGTCGTACGTCAACCAGGTCTTCGGCGGGCTCAAGGACATCGCGCAGACCGCCACCAACATCATGGGATCGGGGAGGATCGGGTACGTGGTCGAGCCCGACACCCTGGGCTACCTGCTCCAGCAGTACGCCGGGAACTACGGCGACGACCCCGACCGGATGCCCGCGGCCACCAGTGGCGCCTACGACTCCGGCGCGCTCGTGCGGGGTGTGGACCCGGACTTCCCGAACACGCTCACCGGGTTCGTGAAAGCGGTGAACTACTCGCTCAAGAAGCACACGCCCCACGGTTTCCTCGGCTGGCAGCTCAACCTGTGGGCCGCCTCCGGCGCGCCGGGCAACGGGATCGTGCACTCCACCGAGGCGTTCGGGTTCGAGGCCGGCAAGCAGCGGATCGTCGACAACGCCCGCGCCAACGCCACCTTCGCCCTGAAGGCGGGTGTCGGCTACGCGGCCGACTTCACCTCCATCGACAAGTACGGGCTCGACGCCATGTGCGCCGAACCGGCCCAGGCCAACGATCCCGCCAAGGCCCTGTGGTTCTGGAACAACGACCTGTGGAACAACTACCTGCTGTTCGCGAAGACGTTGAAGCAGACGCTGTCGCTGCCCGTGGTGCTGTGGCAGGTGCCGGTCGGGCACATCAATGGCACCACGCGCCCCAGCCCGACCGATTACAACGGCTCCGGCGCGTACCCCGTGCTGCCCAACCAGTCGCAGCAGTGCGAGGACTCCGCGTCGACGTTCTTCTTCGGCGACACGTTCACCGCGACCGGCAACCGGCTGGAGTACTTCACCCGCAACGAGTGGCGCGACCCGAAGCTGACCGTCAGCGGCAGCACGGTGACCTGGGGCCCGCACTTCCAGGAGGCCGCCGACGCGGGCATCGTGTCCATCCTCATGGGCGCCGGTGTCGGCACCGCCACCCGCGGTGTGCCCCAGCCCGCCAACACCTCCGCGGTGCCGGTCGACGCGCCGACCGACGGGTACTACTGGATCACCCGCGTGCAGGAGTACTACGCGCGGCCGGTTCCGGTGGGCTGA
- a CDS encoding TIGR03086 family metal-binding protein: protein MTVIDFTPATRRLVELLAGVTDAQLTNRTPCAEFSVADLVNHIDGFATAFTAAARKDFGPATSATPAAPSDLSPAWRTTVPAKLDTLAESWAEPDAWTGTTRAGGVDLDAAIMGRFALDELVVHAWDLAQATDQPYTCDQASLDVVEALVTPQANGDPSGPFGPPVAVPADAPQLDRVIGYTGRDPRWTVV, encoded by the coding sequence ATGACCGTGATCGACTTCACCCCGGCCACCCGACGACTGGTGGAGCTGCTGGCAGGCGTCACCGACGCCCAGCTCACCAACCGGACCCCGTGCGCCGAGTTCTCCGTCGCCGACCTCGTCAACCACATCGACGGTTTCGCCACGGCGTTCACCGCCGCCGCCAGGAAGGACTTCGGCCCGGCCACCAGCGCCACCCCCGCGGCCCCGTCCGACCTGTCCCCGGCCTGGCGCACCACCGTTCCCGCCAAGCTCGACACCCTCGCCGAGTCCTGGGCCGAGCCGGACGCCTGGACCGGCACCACCAGGGCCGGTGGCGTCGACCTCGACGCCGCGATCATGGGCCGCTTCGCCCTGGACGAACTCGTCGTCCACGCCTGGGACCTCGCCCAAGCCACCGACCAGCCCTACACCTGCGACCAGGCCAGCCTCGACGTCGTCGAAGCCCTCGTCACCCCGCAGGCCAACGGCGATCCCAGCGGCCCCTTCGGTCCGCCCGTCGCCGTCCCGGCGGACGCCCCGCAGCTGGACCGCGTCATCGGTTACACCGGCCGCGACCCGCGCTGGACGGTGGTCTGA
- a CDS encoding branched-chain amino acid ABC transporter permease, producing the protein MTTFVNLTLGGLSSGAVYAALGLSLVIIYRATRVVNFAQPALALISSYLAYSVTKGTGSYWLGFVVAIVAGTLLGVIVERLIIRPLRHAGELSAIIATLGLLLLLQAVAGMIWSNEPHAFSYAFDFRGRFSPSDLFAVLAVIVAATGVLLLFKFTPLGLRLRATAFNPEVAKLLGVRVGVMLTVGWGLAAGVGSLAGLLATPPFIFPTVLDEVFVYALTAAVLGGLDNPLGTIVGGLVLGIGLSYVSGLLGPELVPLAALAILVAVLAVRPSGLFGRATARRV; encoded by the coding sequence ATGACCACGTTCGTGAACCTGACCCTGGGCGGATTGTCCAGCGGGGCGGTGTACGCCGCGCTGGGGCTGTCACTGGTGATCATCTACCGCGCTACCCGCGTGGTGAACTTCGCCCAGCCCGCCCTGGCCCTCATCTCCAGCTACCTCGCCTACTCCGTCACGAAGGGCACGGGCAGCTACTGGCTCGGCTTCGTCGTCGCCATCGTGGCGGGCACACTGCTCGGCGTCATCGTCGAGCGGCTGATCATCCGACCGCTGCGGCACGCGGGTGAACTCAGCGCCATCATCGCCACTCTCGGCCTGCTGCTCCTGCTCCAGGCCGTCGCCGGGATGATCTGGTCCAACGAGCCCCACGCGTTCTCCTACGCGTTCGACTTCCGCGGCCGGTTCTCCCCCAGCGACCTGTTCGCGGTGCTGGCCGTGATCGTCGCGGCGACCGGGGTGCTCCTGCTGTTCAAGTTCACCCCGCTCGGACTGCGGCTGCGCGCGACCGCGTTCAACCCCGAGGTGGCGAAGCTGCTCGGGGTGCGGGTCGGCGTCATGCTGACCGTCGGGTGGGGGCTCGCGGCCGGTGTCGGCTCGCTGGCCGGACTGCTCGCCACTCCCCCGTTCATCTTCCCCACCGTGCTGGACGAGGTGTTCGTGTACGCGCTCACCGCGGCGGTCCTCGGCGGGCTGGACAACCCGCTCGGCACGATCGTCGGCGGGCTGGTGCTGGGCATCGGGCTGTCGTACGTGTCCGGCCTGCTCGGGCCGGAACTGGTGCCGCTGGCCGCGTTGGCGATCCTGGTCGCCGTGCTCGCGGTGCGACCCAGCGGCCTGTTCGGCCGCGCGACGGCGAGGCGGGTGTGA
- a CDS encoding DUF4240 domain-containing protein, whose amino-acid sequence MDIDTFWALIAAARARATDPTDAEAVAAAASALLAARPPDEIVAAQQVFWDLMAQSYRNPLWAAAYLVNGGCSDDGFDYFRGWLIAQGREVFERAVQDPDTLADVPAVVAAAPDGDEMEGEDVLGIAWNAHIKATGEQLPRGASTIRYPDLDPDWGFDFDDEAEMTRRLPRLAALYVG is encoded by the coding sequence ATGGACATCGACACCTTCTGGGCCCTGATCGCCGCCGCCCGCGCCCGCGCGACCGACCCCACCGACGCCGAGGCCGTCGCCGCCGCGGCGAGCGCACTGCTCGCCGCCCGGCCCCCCGACGAGATAGTGGCCGCCCAGCAGGTGTTCTGGGACCTGATGGCGCAGTCGTACCGCAACCCCCTATGGGCCGCCGCGTACCTGGTCAACGGCGGCTGCTCCGACGACGGCTTCGACTACTTCCGCGGCTGGCTGATCGCCCAGGGCCGCGAGGTGTTCGAGCGCGCGGTCCAGGACCCGGACACCCTCGCCGACGTCCCCGCCGTCGTCGCGGCCGCGCCGGACGGCGACGAGATGGAGGGCGAGGACGTGCTCGGCATCGCGTGGAACGCGCACATCAAGGCCACCGGCGAGCAGCTGCCGCGCGGCGCGTCCACCATCCGGTACCCGGACCTCGACCCGGACTGGGGTTTCGACTTCGACGACGAGGCCGAGATGACCAGGCGACTGCCGAGGCTGGCCGCCCTCTACGTCGGCTGA
- a CDS encoding branched-chain amino acid ABC transporter permease: MTTRLPPLVLHLLAALACLVLLVLLTLVTDPFTNLRIATVGYYLIAVAGLALLTGFNGQVSLGHGAFMFIGAYTVALLVKRVPAFPIWVDLLLAVVAGGLAGLLAGAAAARLHGPYLAGATLALAVGLPAVAQRFPDLFAGSNGLSFTVNSQPAGLVGVVPATRWQAWIVWLAVLLALVVLVNLARGRLGRTLRAVRDDEVAASLAGVHVGRTKILAFLISSACGGLAGGLQAFLLGTAAPGSFTPALSLSLLAALVLGGLGSLWGALWGAIALVYFQVWTDDFAELLSLRSDIADNLPLALYGVVLIVIVLAFPAGIQGGVRKLWVRVRRPAPSQRGEK, translated from the coding sequence ATGACGACCAGACTGCCCCCGCTCGTCCTGCACCTGCTGGCCGCGCTGGCCTGCCTCGTGCTGCTGGTGCTGCTGACCCTGGTGACGGATCCGTTCACGAACCTGCGGATCGCGACGGTGGGCTACTACCTGATCGCGGTCGCCGGACTGGCGCTGCTGACCGGGTTCAACGGCCAGGTGTCGTTGGGGCACGGCGCTTTCATGTTCATCGGCGCCTACACCGTGGCGCTGCTGGTGAAGCGCGTGCCCGCGTTCCCGATCTGGGTGGACCTGCTGCTGGCGGTGGTCGCGGGCGGCCTCGCCGGGCTGCTGGCGGGTGCCGCGGCCGCCCGGCTGCACGGGCCGTACCTGGCCGGTGCGACGCTGGCGCTCGCGGTGGGCCTTCCCGCTGTGGCGCAACGGTTCCCGGACCTGTTCGCGGGCAGCAACGGCCTGAGCTTCACGGTCAACAGCCAGCCCGCCGGGCTCGTGGGCGTGGTGCCCGCGACGCGCTGGCAGGCGTGGATCGTCTGGCTGGCCGTGCTGCTGGCGCTGGTGGTGCTGGTGAACCTGGCCCGCGGACGGCTGGGGCGCACGCTGCGGGCGGTGCGCGACGACGAGGTCGCGGCCTCGCTGGCGGGTGTCCACGTGGGACGGACGAAGATCCTGGCGTTCCTGATCAGCTCGGCGTGCGGCGGGCTCGCCGGTGGCCTGCAGGCGTTCCTGCTCGGCACGGCGGCACCCGGCTCGTTCACCCCCGCCCTGTCGCTGAGCCTGCTGGCGGCACTGGTGCTCGGCGGGCTGGGCAGCCTGTGGGGCGCGCTGTGGGGCGCCATCGCGCTCGTGTACTTCCAGGTGTGGACCGATGACTTCGCCGAGCTGCTGAGCCTGCGGAGCGACATCGCGGACAACCTCCCCCTCGCCCTGTACGGCGTGGTGCTGATCGTGATCGTCCTCGCCTTCCCGGCGGGGATCCAAGGCGGCGTGCGCAAGTTGTGGGTCCGGGTACGACGCCCTGCCCCGTCTCAACGAGGAGAAAAATGA
- a CDS encoding ABC transporter substrate-binding protein: protein MRSRRSVTAIALTCALVLAACGGAGETPAAGNADKGEPAPGVTDTSVLIGTHQPLTGPAAPGYGKISVGAKAVYSYINDNGGINGRKIDYKVEDDGYNPTKTVEVVKKLVLQDKIFAMVGGLGTPTHSKVVEYLNTEGVPDLLVSSGALMWDDVAKAPKTFGYQVDYTREGKIQGQYIKDNFAGKKVGLLVQGDDVGTDTQKGLDQFVKDQIVSRQTYDPANTDVTPQLSALQAAGAEIVVCECIPAFTALTILTSLKIGFKAQLVVSSIGADPATLTGLVEQFAKQGGSQVSGAALLTGIIGTRYLPSVRSGEDPWTTFFKQIHDKYIPDEAFTDTLVFGMVQAYTFGQALKAAGKDLTRQKLVDAMYSGELKGPGLTPFAFSKDSHAGYTGALVFQIAADGSVKTLQEAKTTDRDNGPVQDAKSDRPKPEEVKLVG, encoded by the coding sequence ATGAGAAGCAGACGATCCGTCACGGCGATCGCGTTGACCTGTGCACTGGTGCTGGCCGCCTGCGGCGGCGCGGGTGAGACCCCGGCGGCGGGCAACGCCGATAAGGGCGAACCGGCGCCCGGCGTCACCGACACCTCGGTGCTCATCGGCACCCACCAGCCGCTGACCGGGCCGGCCGCTCCGGGCTACGGCAAGATCTCGGTCGGCGCGAAGGCCGTCTACAGCTACATCAACGACAACGGCGGCATCAACGGCCGTAAGATCGACTACAAGGTCGAGGACGACGGGTACAACCCGACCAAGACGGTCGAGGTCGTGAAGAAGCTCGTGCTCCAGGACAAGATCTTCGCGATGGTCGGAGGGCTGGGCACCCCGACGCACTCGAAGGTCGTGGAGTACCTCAACACCGAGGGCGTGCCGGACCTGCTGGTGTCCTCGGGCGCGCTGATGTGGGACGACGTCGCGAAGGCCCCGAAGACGTTCGGCTACCAGGTGGACTACACCCGCGAGGGCAAGATCCAGGGCCAGTACATCAAGGACAACTTCGCGGGCAAGAAGGTCGGCCTGCTGGTGCAGGGCGACGACGTCGGCACGGACACCCAGAAGGGCCTCGACCAGTTCGTCAAGGACCAGATCGTGTCCCGGCAGACCTACGACCCCGCCAACACCGACGTGACGCCGCAGCTGTCGGCGTTGCAGGCGGCGGGCGCGGAGATCGTGGTGTGCGAGTGCATCCCGGCGTTCACCGCGCTGACGATCCTCACCTCGCTGAAGATCGGCTTCAAGGCTCAGCTGGTCGTGAGCAGCATCGGCGCGGACCCGGCGACGTTGACCGGGCTGGTCGAGCAGTTCGCGAAGCAGGGCGGTTCGCAGGTGTCCGGCGCGGCGTTGCTGACCGGCATCATCGGCACCCGGTACCTGCCCAGCGTCCGATCGGGTGAAGACCCCTGGACGACGTTCTTCAAGCAGATCCACGACAAGTACATCCCCGACGAGGCGTTCACCGACACGCTGGTCTTCGGCATGGTGCAGGCCTACACGTTCGGCCAGGCGCTCAAGGCCGCGGGCAAGGACCTGACGCGGCAGAAGCTCGTCGACGCCATGTACTCGGGCGAGCTGAAGGGTCCGGGTCTGACGCCGTTCGCGTTCAGCAAGGACAGCCACGCGGGCTACACGGGCGCCCTGGTGTTCCAGATCGCGGCCGACGGCAGCGTGAAGACGTTGCAGGAGGCCAAGACCACCGACCGCGACAACGGGCCGGTGCAGGACGCCAAGTCGGACCGGCCCAAGCCGGAGGAAGTCAAGCTGGTCGGCTAG
- a CDS encoding alpha/beta hydrolase — protein MGSAIGASPAIAAENPYERGPAPTNSSIEASRGSFAVSETSVSSLSVSGFGGGTIYYPTSTSAGTFGAIAISPGYTAYQSSIAWLGPRIASQGFVVFTIDTNTTLDQPDSRATQLLAALDYLTQRSTIRTRIDTTRLGVMGHSMGGGGTLRAAANRPALQAAIPLTGWHTDKSWGDVRVPTLVVGADGDTIAPVATHSKPFYNTLPSSLDRAYLELRGATHLTPNSSNTTIAKYSISWLKRFIDNDTRYEQFLCPTPSSSLLIAEFRGNCPHTSS, from the coding sequence ATGGGCAGCGCCATCGGGGCATCCCCTGCCATTGCCGCGGAAAATCCCTACGAGCGGGGCCCCGCACCGACGAACTCCAGCATCGAGGCGAGCCGCGGCTCGTTCGCGGTGTCGGAGACTTCCGTGTCCTCCTTGTCCGTCAGCGGTTTCGGCGGTGGGACGATCTACTACCCCACCAGCACCAGCGCGGGCACGTTCGGCGCGATCGCCATCTCGCCCGGCTACACCGCCTACCAGTCCTCGATCGCCTGGCTCGGCCCGCGCATCGCCTCGCAGGGCTTCGTGGTGTTCACCATCGACACGAACACCACGCTGGACCAGCCGGACAGCCGGGCCACGCAGTTGTTGGCGGCGCTGGACTACCTGACCCAGCGCAGCACCATCCGCACCCGGATCGACACCACGCGGCTCGGCGTCATGGGGCACTCGATGGGTGGTGGCGGCACCCTGCGCGCCGCGGCCAACCGACCCGCCCTCCAGGCGGCGATCCCGTTGACCGGGTGGCACACCGACAAGTCGTGGGGTGACGTCCGGGTGCCGACGCTGGTGGTCGGCGCGGACGGCGACACCATCGCCCCGGTGGCGACGCACTCCAAGCCGTTCTACAACACGCTCCCGTCCTCTTTGGACAGGGCGTACCTGGAACTGCGGGGCGCCACGCACCTCACCCCGAACAGCTCGAACACCACGATCGCGAAGTACAGCATCTCGTGGCTCAAGCGGTTCATCGACAACGACACCCGCTACGAGCAGTTCCTCTGCCCCACCCCCTCCTCCAGCCTGCTGATCGCGGAGTTCCGGGGCAACTGCCCCCACACCTCGTCCTGA
- a CDS encoding ATP-grasp domain-containing protein: MLLLVPSDPLRPNRPDEHFAAEAVAARAAGVAVGLVDHDLLVRGEAGRAVVKVPAGGDAVYRGWMVRGERYAEFVEALGRKGVSMRTSAEQYRRAHELPGWYGGLAAVTPESVWTAGFGREGFDRARERSGAGPVVLRDYVKSMKHYWHEAAFIPEAGDGEAAWAVARRFVELRGDEAVGGFVLRRFERFTSAEVRTWWVDGRCALVGPHPDTPDDVVEPDLGGVADLVRESGLPFVAVDLVRRDDGRWRVVELGDGQVSDRPTGVGAEALIGVLLSAG; this comes from the coding sequence ATGCTGCTGCTGGTTCCGTCCGATCCGCTCCGCCCCAACCGCCCCGACGAGCACTTCGCCGCCGAGGCCGTCGCCGCACGGGCGGCCGGGGTCGCGGTGGGGTTGGTGGATCACGACCTGCTGGTCCGCGGGGAGGCGGGGCGGGCGGTGGTGAAGGTGCCCGCCGGTGGGGACGCGGTGTACCGGGGATGGATGGTGCGGGGTGAGCGGTACGCGGAATTCGTGGAGGCGTTGGGGCGGAAGGGTGTCTCGATGCGGACCAGTGCCGAGCAGTACCGGCGGGCGCACGAGTTGCCCGGCTGGTACGGGGGTCTGGCGGCGGTGACGCCGGAGTCGGTGTGGACGGCGGGGTTCGGGCGGGAGGGGTTCGACCGGGCGCGGGAGCGGTCGGGGGCCGGGCCGGTGGTGTTGCGGGACTACGTGAAGTCGATGAAGCACTACTGGCACGAGGCCGCGTTCATCCCGGAGGCGGGTGACGGCGAGGCCGCGTGGGCGGTGGCGCGGCGGTTCGTCGAGCTGCGCGGGGACGAGGCCGTGGGCGGGTTCGTGCTGCGGCGGTTCGAGCGGTTCACCTCCGCCGAGGTGCGCACGTGGTGGGTGGACGGGCGGTGCGCGTTGGTGGGGCCGCACCCGGACACGCCGGATGACGTGGTCGAGCCGGACCTGGGCGGGGTCGCGGACCTGGTGCGGGAGTCGGGGTTGCCCTTCGTGGCCGTGGATCTGGTGCGGCGCGACGACGGGCGGTGGCGGGTGGTCGAACTCGGGGACGGGCAGGTGAGCGACCGGCCGACCGGCGTGGGGGCGGAGGCGCTGATCGGGGTGCTGCTCAGCGCAGGGTGA